One Vallitalea pronyensis genomic region harbors:
- a CDS encoding cupin domain-containing protein — MIEKLYHYSTEDETAVEKIIMDDNVHYIHMVFNKDKGLPEHFSNSNVYMTIIRGVLSIQLDDQDIHKYSKGDIIQIPYQTKMNVKNLHEEVLELIVIKAPAPPHYQAK; from the coding sequence ATGATAGAAAAATTATATCACTATAGCACAGAAGATGAAACAGCGGTTGAAAAGATCATTATGGATGATAATGTGCATTATATCCATATGGTTTTTAATAAAGATAAAGGATTGCCAGAACATTTTTCTAATTCCAATGTGTATATGACGATTATCAGAGGCGTTCTATCCATTCAGTTAGACGATCAAGACATCCACAAATATTCCAAAGGGGATATTATTCAGATTCCTTACCAAACCAAGATGAATGTGAAAAATCTCCATGAAGAAGTACTTGAGCTTATTGTCATAAAAGCACCTGCACCACCTCATTATCAAGCTAAGTAG
- a CDS encoding AIR synthase related protein, whose protein sequence is MIKKFRDITMIEIDDQHMLTVACDSCGGIGNKAHDLVQVSPYITGYYTACVALAETIALGSWPITVVNTLSVEMNDTGKTILDGIGDALDEIGIDRETMLTGSTEENIPVTVTGMGITVIGKLNSSFTYPRAKPGNIAVVVGLPKVGDDVVNDQGEIMNLPTMVKLRKTDFIQDILPVGSKGIGYEALEMARTGGLTFCPKEQLAMDMEQSAGPATCAVVALDGQYLDTLIEQVDLPVHVIGQFIKQNTM, encoded by the coding sequence ATGATAAAAAAATTTCGAGATATCACAATGATAGAAATAGATGACCAACATATGCTTACGGTGGCGTGTGATTCATGTGGTGGTATTGGAAATAAAGCGCATGATTTGGTACAAGTAAGTCCATATATAACAGGTTATTATACGGCGTGTGTAGCATTAGCTGAAACCATTGCGCTAGGCTCATGGCCTATAACGGTTGTAAATACGTTATCCGTTGAAATGAATGATACAGGAAAAACCATTCTGGATGGTATTGGTGATGCATTAGATGAGATTGGCATAGATAGGGAAACCATGTTGACAGGGAGTACGGAGGAAAATATACCTGTTACCGTTACCGGTATGGGGATAACGGTAATTGGTAAGTTGAATAGTAGCTTTACCTACCCACGAGCAAAACCAGGCAATATAGCTGTGGTGGTTGGCTTACCCAAGGTCGGGGATGATGTGGTTAACGATCAAGGAGAAATCATGAATCTTCCAACCATGGTGAAACTCAGAAAAACAGATTTTATTCAGGATATCTTACCCGTTGGTTCTAAAGGAATCGGCTATGAAGCATTAGAAATGGCTCGAACAGGAGGACTAACTTTCTGCCCAAAAGAACAGCTAGCAATGGATATGGAACAATCAGCTGGACCTGCTACTTGTGCTGTAGTGGCTCTGGACGGTCAGTATCTGGATACACTGATTGAACAAGTGGATTTACCTGTCCATGTTATTGGGCAATTTATAAAACAAAATACCATGTAA
- the cobS gene encoding adenosylcobinamide-GDP ribazoletransferase: MKGFILMLTFMTRFPVNYYFEFNRSDFIKGIKYMPIIGLIVGACLYPITFINGKVDPSVFAILVLMVYLMITGGLHLDGLADVSDGLLSCRDKERMFEIMKDSRIGAFGVIALIFYFISMTVLLGLSEATTILLFPLVGRSIAMMVCSVSKYARLAGLGKDVVDETTYRHGIGAALFVILMIIGLKQYILLGGFVITSIIVGCLVRSIHKKLDGITGDVVGMTIESSQVIFLLSTYLLNQLMMVQ; the protein is encoded by the coding sequence ATGAAAGGTTTTATTCTCATGTTAACCTTTATGACAAGGTTTCCTGTGAATTATTATTTTGAATTTAATCGAAGCGATTTTATAAAAGGTATTAAATACATGCCCATTATTGGGCTAATTGTAGGCGCATGCTTGTATCCCATTACTTTTATAAACGGTAAGGTTGATCCCAGTGTCTTTGCAATCCTTGTGTTAATGGTGTATCTCATGATTACAGGTGGGTTACATCTTGATGGATTAGCAGATGTCAGTGACGGGCTGCTTAGTTGTAGAGACAAAGAGCGTATGTTTGAAATTATGAAAGATAGCCGCATTGGTGCCTTTGGTGTTATTGCCCTTATTTTCTACTTTATAAGTATGACGGTGCTGCTTGGCCTAAGTGAAGCTACGACAATTCTGCTTTTTCCACTAGTTGGCAGGTCGATTGCGATGATGGTATGTTCCGTAAGCAAATATGCACGTTTAGCTGGTCTTGGTAAAGACGTTGTGGATGAAACAACCTATAGGCATGGTATTGGAGCTGCCCTTTTTGTGATACTGATGATTATAGGGTTAAAACAATATATTTTGTTAGGTGGGTTTGTCATTACCAGTATTATTGTTGGGTGTTTAGTTAGAAGCATACATAAAAAGTTGGATGGCATCACTGGGGATGTTGTGGGGATGACCATTGAAAGCTCCCAAGTTATCTTTTTATTGAGTACCTATCTGTTAAATCAACTGATGATGGTTCAGTAA
- a CDS encoding SDR family NAD(P)-dependent oxidoreductase: protein MRLLHEKTALITGGSDGIGFETARAFAKEGAHLVIVARDKEKLKEKKRELEKYPIQVTTISADMGCKSSISKVVAEVKRKKIKVNILMNNAAIARFIPFENMDEDTLDYHWHLNAKVPYLLIKAFLDDLKSTQGNVINMSSYFAKRMLPDRPSTSYSMTKGAIESFTKALAFELGEKGVRVNAIAPGVVLTPQVKANMERLDTDARDRFNAMIKHIYPLQKLGEPEDIANMAVFLASKQAKWITGGVFGVDGGLTTH, encoded by the coding sequence ATGAGATTATTACATGAAAAAACAGCACTTATTACAGGGGGAAGTGATGGTATAGGATTTGAAACTGCACGGGCTTTTGCTAAAGAAGGAGCTCATTTAGTGATTGTTGCAAGAGATAAAGAAAAATTAAAAGAAAAAAAGCGTGAACTGGAAAAATATCCTATTCAAGTAACCACCATAAGTGCCGATATGGGATGCAAATCGTCTATTTCAAAGGTTGTTGCAGAAGTTAAACGGAAGAAAATAAAGGTAAATATTCTAATGAATAATGCGGCCATTGCCCGTTTTATACCTTTCGAAAATATGGATGAAGATACCTTAGATTATCATTGGCATCTCAATGCCAAAGTACCTTATTTGCTTATTAAAGCCTTTTTGGATGATTTAAAAAGTACACAAGGAAACGTCATTAATATGTCATCCTATTTTGCAAAAAGAATGCTTCCTGATCGACCATCCACATCCTATTCCATGACCAAGGGTGCTATAGAATCTTTTACAAAAGCCCTTGCTTTTGAATTAGGGGAAAAAGGTGTTCGTGTTAATGCAATTGCGCCTGGGGTTGTTTTAACACCTCAAGTAAAAGCTAATATGGAAAGACTAGACACTGATGCTAGAGATCGCTTTAATGCCATGATAAAACATATCTATCCTTTACAAAAATTAGGGGAACCAGAAGACATAGCGAATATGGCTGTATTTCTAGCTTCAAAACAGGCAAAGTGGATTACAGGAGGGGTGTTTGGTGTTGATGGAGGTCTGACAACCCATTGA
- a CDS encoding alpha/beta fold hydrolase, producing MKKLLCILLTVLITITGCQSNNNGDSEDTTPPANEQDNNTEEEANTPEDATNTNDKTTKNEGSLEDISKSFLDTFIQGDYKKLLSDFALDAVLAGQLTEETLETISQQILGAAGQFEEIQSTYETEEQGYHIVNMVTKFENTTLLTKVVFNEDKTIAGFNFVPYNEKKLPDNVIEESVTFGSDDYPLTGALTYPKDATDYPVLILVHGSGPNDMDENIGPNSPFKDIAYALGEQGIGVLRYNKRTFEHSQKMMEVAETLTVYGETIDDAAYAYDYLEKEKNIESSIYILGHSLGGYLMPRIAEKVPDATGYIMLAGSASPLEDLLEYQIPYLANLDGKVTDEEQASIDYYASVVEKVRNLDETSHYTIQELGGISKAYWLDLKDYDPVDLAKSIKQPLLILQGSRDYQVTVDEFNLYKEGLSDMDNVTFKLYEGLNHLFFKGEGTPGPDEYAIPSTVDSAVIDDIAVFIKNK from the coding sequence ATGAAAAAATTACTATGTATTTTATTGACTGTATTGATTACCATCACAGGGTGTCAGAGCAATAACAACGGCGATTCAGAAGACACCACACCACCTGCTAATGAACAAGATAACAATACAGAAGAAGAAGCTAATACGCCTGAGGACGCTACGAACACTAACGACAAAACCACTAAAAATGAAGGCTCACTTGAAGACATCTCCAAAAGCTTTCTAGATACATTTATACAAGGCGACTATAAAAAATTGTTATCCGACTTTGCTCTGGATGCTGTTTTAGCTGGTCAATTAACAGAAGAAACCTTGGAAACAATATCACAACAAATCTTAGGTGCGGCAGGTCAATTTGAGGAGATTCAGTCAACCTATGAAACCGAAGAACAAGGTTATCATATTGTTAATATGGTGACGAAATTTGAAAATACTACATTACTAACCAAAGTTGTCTTTAACGAAGACAAAACCATCGCAGGTTTTAACTTTGTACCCTACAATGAGAAAAAACTACCGGATAATGTAATTGAAGAATCCGTAACCTTTGGCAGTGATGACTATCCTTTAACTGGAGCCTTAACTTATCCTAAGGATGCTACGGACTATCCTGTTCTTATTCTGGTTCATGGGTCCGGTCCTAACGATATGGATGAAAATATCGGTCCTAATAGCCCTTTTAAAGACATTGCCTATGCACTAGGTGAACAAGGTATTGGTGTTCTTCGCTATAACAAAAGGACTTTCGAGCATAGCCAAAAAATGATGGAAGTGGCAGAAACATTAACGGTATATGGAGAAACCATTGATGACGCAGCTTATGCCTATGACTATTTGGAAAAAGAAAAAAACATAGAATCATCTATTTATATTCTAGGTCATAGCCTTGGAGGCTACTTGATGCCTCGAATTGCTGAGAAAGTGCCTGATGCAACTGGTTATATCATGTTAGCTGGTTCTGCCAGCCCTTTAGAAGACCTTTTAGAATATCAGATTCCTTATTTAGCTAATCTAGACGGTAAGGTTACAGATGAAGAACAAGCCAGTATAGATTACTATGCTTCCGTTGTAGAAAAAGTAAGAAATTTAGATGAAACAAGTCATTATACCATTCAAGAACTTGGGGGTATATCAAAAGCCTATTGGCTTGACCTAAAAGACTATGATCCTGTAGACCTTGCCAAATCCATAAAGCAACCACTGTTGATTCTTCAAGGCAGCAGAGATTATCAAGTAACCGTGGATGAATTTAACCTTTACAAAGAAGGCTTATCGGATATGGACAATGTAACCTTTAAACTCTACGAAGGTCTTAATCACCTTTTCTTCAAGGGTGAAGGTACGCCTGGACCTGATGAATATGCCATTCCATCCACTGTAGACAGTGCTGTTATTGATGATATTGCAGTCTTTATAAAAAATAAGTAA
- a CDS encoding ABC transporter C-terminal domain-containing protein has translation MGDGKIKQYTGNYTQYIELNADPSSINNQQDKRQQSESSTCKKEAYQQQRARAPKFTYKEKIEYETIDDKIETLEEKLVKVEEGIHNAGSDYVRLQELTEEKEQLEGELEGLMERWTYLNELAETIENGK, from the coding sequence ATGGGTGATGGTAAAATAAAACAATATACGGGCAATTATACCCAGTACATTGAATTGAATGCAGATCCTTCTTCAATAAACAATCAGCAAGATAAACGACAGCAATCGGAGTCTAGCACCTGTAAAAAAGAAGCCTACCAACAGCAACGGGCGAGAGCACCTAAGTTTACCTATAAAGAGAAGATAGAATATGAGACCATAGATGATAAGATTGAAACCCTTGAAGAGAAGCTTGTGAAGGTGGAAGAGGGTATTCATAATGCAGGTAGTGATTATGTCAGGTTACAGGAATTGACAGAGGAGAAAGAGCAGCTAGAAGGTGAATTGGAGGGGTTAATGGAACGATGGACATATTTAAATGAGCTGGCAGAGACCATTGAGAATGGGAAGTAA
- a CDS encoding histidine phosphatase family protein — MNFILIRHGETHANVEKRIYGVSHSPFTDHGKQQIKGILQYIQHKSVDCIYTSPMERTQVMASEMVKHLGVSLEVVYALGEMNYGIFEGLTPDEAMDKYPKEYVLFMKEYEAYVIPNGENSMDFDQRVMSFLDKIKDEEGTCICVTHGGVMRIAVMHLLGLSSEERWHFKIEPGMIMELEYNKGYGRLIHMITPY; from the coding sequence ATGAATTTTATCTTGATAAGGCATGGTGAAACACATGCCAACGTAGAAAAACGTATATATGGCGTGAGTCATTCACCCTTTACAGACCATGGTAAGCAGCAAATTAAGGGGATTTTACAATACATACAACATAAATCTGTGGATTGTATCTATACGAGTCCAATGGAACGCACTCAGGTCATGGCAAGTGAGATGGTAAAGCATTTAGGCGTTAGTCTTGAAGTGGTATATGCTCTTGGGGAAATGAATTATGGTATTTTTGAAGGCCTGACGCCTGATGAGGCCATGGATAAGTACCCCAAGGAATATGTGTTGTTTATGAAAGAATACGAGGCGTATGTTATCCCAAATGGTGAGAACTCTATGGACTTTGATCAGAGGGTTATGAGCTTTTTAGATAAGATAAAGGATGAAGAAGGTACATGTATCTGTGTTACCCATGGGGGTGTTATGCGGATAGCTGTTATGCATTTGCTGGGACTTTCTAGTGAGGAACGATGGCATTTTAAAATTGAACCTGGGATGATTATGGAATTGGAATACAACAAAGGTTATGGTAGACTGATTCACATGATCACACCCTATTAA
- a CDS encoding LytR/AlgR family response regulator transcription factor, producing MNHILVVEDNEVSRKNLVNVLKENFSNIRIYQAGTGAEANEVLRNVKIDLFFLDIELPDTNGMKIAETIRSMKQYELAYIIFITTHLSFLPRAVQEYHCYDFIEKPFSRDKVINAADKLLRGITKVKVQEKKEAYIAIGLKGIIHKVFLKNIYFAESSRRKLNLHTDQGKIVVPNMTFKRVLGLIEETGVDYFVRTHRSYVVNMNHVQKIEKRKKLAWDIYFYGYDEIALVGDKYCADVIKIIEGGK from the coding sequence ATGAATCATATTTTAGTTGTAGAAGATAATGAAGTATCGAGAAAGAATCTAGTTAATGTTCTTAAAGAGAATTTCAGCAACATCCGCATCTATCAAGCGGGTACAGGTGCTGAAGCGAATGAGGTATTGCGTAACGTAAAAATAGATTTGTTCTTTTTGGACATAGAGTTACCAGATACCAATGGTATGAAGATAGCTGAGACCATTAGGTCCATGAAGCAGTATGAATTGGCCTATATCATCTTTATTACGACTCATTTATCTTTCTTACCAAGAGCTGTACAAGAATATCATTGTTATGATTTTATAGAAAAACCATTTAGTAGGGATAAAGTTATTAATGCTGCGGACAAGCTTTTGAGAGGCATAACAAAGGTGAAAGTCCAAGAGAAAAAGGAGGCATATATCGCTATTGGGTTAAAAGGTATTATACACAAGGTGTTTCTGAAAAATATCTATTTTGCAGAATCATCTAGGCGTAAGTTGAATTTACATACAGATCAAGGAAAAATCGTTGTGCCAAACATGACCTTTAAAAGGGTGTTAGGACTCATTGAGGAAACTGGCGTCGATTATTTTGTAAGAACACACAGAAGTTATGTGGTCAATATGAATCATGTGCAAAAAATTGAAAAAAGGAAGAAATTAGCATGGGATATTTACTTTTACGGTTATGATGAGATCGCATTGGTAGGGGACAAGTATTGTGCCGATGTGATAAAGATAATAGAGGGGGGCAAGTAG
- the cobU gene encoding bifunctional adenosylcobinamide kinase/adenosylcobinamide-phosphate guanylyltransferase — protein sequence MRMTVVTGGARSGKSTYAEQLAKERGRHIGYIATAVVTDQDMEERINRHKMSRPKEWTTIEQYRDFDALDDGLLEGRDLFLLDCVTTMVTNLMFDEDMDYDTCSNEAIQKVEDYIFAEIEKLLQRMEEEQKQLIVVTNEVGMGLVPAYRLGSIFRDIAGRVNQYLATRADEVYFMISSIPMKIKGA from the coding sequence ATGCGTATGACAGTGGTTACAGGTGGTGCTCGAAGTGGAAAGAGTACCTATGCAGAACAATTGGCCAAAGAAAGAGGTCGACATATTGGTTATATTGCTACAGCTGTGGTAACCGACCAAGATATGGAAGAACGTATTAACCGCCATAAAATGTCAAGACCAAAAGAGTGGACAACTATTGAGCAGTATCGGGATTTTGATGCATTAGATGATGGGTTATTAGAAGGTAGAGATCTGTTCTTACTGGATTGTGTAACAACCATGGTGACTAACCTGATGTTTGATGAAGACATGGATTACGATACCTGTAGTAATGAAGCCATTCAAAAGGTGGAAGACTATATTTTTGCAGAAATAGAAAAGCTCCTTCAACGAATGGAAGAAGAACAGAAACAATTAATTGTTGTCACCAATGAAGTGGGTATGGGTTTGGTACCAGCCTATCGACTGGGCAGTATTTTTCGTGATATAGCAGGTCGTGTCAATCAATATCTGGCAACCCGAGCTGATGAAGTATATTTCATGATTTCATCCATTCCCATGAAAATAAAAGGAGCTTGA
- a CDS encoding Crp/Fnr family transcriptional regulator has product MNTKNKSLIEELRKKVFRNPQSSDTELMELSQFFMAKEYRRNEFLVREGERWNKVFFIHKGILRLFYMDKKGREFNKGFFQEGQFVWPIAPSAQKEDSLFSIAAVEDMELSVCLFDPFCSWLKQHHYWDKFALSEVEAFVEQKFVREHEFLMYSATERYHSFCAQYPGLVKRVPDYHLASYIGISNVSLSRIKNASF; this is encoded by the coding sequence GTGAACACAAAAAATAAATCGCTAATTGAAGAGTTAAGAAAAAAAGTCTTTAGAAACCCTCAGTCATCTGATACAGAATTAATGGAACTATCACAGTTCTTTATGGCAAAAGAGTATCGCCGTAACGAATTTCTTGTTAGGGAAGGGGAAAGGTGGAATAAGGTATTTTTTATTCACAAAGGTATACTTCGACTGTTTTATATGGATAAAAAAGGTCGTGAATTTAATAAAGGATTCTTCCAAGAAGGTCAATTTGTGTGGCCCATTGCACCTTCTGCTCAAAAAGAAGACAGTTTATTCAGCATAGCAGCTGTAGAGGATATGGAACTTTCTGTTTGTCTCTTTGATCCCTTTTGCTCATGGTTAAAACAGCATCATTATTGGGACAAATTTGCACTATCAGAAGTAGAAGCATTTGTGGAACAGAAGTTTGTAAGAGAGCATGAATTTCTAATGTATTCTGCAACAGAGAGATATCACAGTTTTTGTGCCCAATATCCAGGGCTTGTAAAGCGTGTTCCAGATTACCACCTCGCTTCCTATATTGGGATTAGTAATGTCTCCTTATCTCGAATAAAAAATGCCTCATTTTAA